The following coding sequences are from one Dehalococcoidia bacterium window:
- a CDS encoding HIT domain-containing protein has protein sequence MARWCIFCRIIQRQEPADILYEDDDVLVFRNVLRWVPVMLLAVPKQHLSQSELWSSMIGKVGPIAAKMGEQHCPSGFRLLSNFGFDAMQSQEHGHIHVIGGTYLGHYA, from the coding sequence GTGGCCCGCTGGTGCATCTTCTGCCGCATCATCCAACGGCAGGAGCCGGCCGACATCCTCTACGAAGACGACGACGTGCTGGTCTTCCGCAACGTGTTGCGCTGGGTGCCGGTGATGTTGCTCGCCGTGCCGAAGCAGCATCTCAGCCAGTCGGAGCTGTGGTCGTCGATGATCGGCAAGGTGGGACCGATCGCGGCGAAGATGGGGGAGCAGCACTGTCCCAGCGGCTTTCGCCTGCTCTCGAACTTCGGCTTCGACGCCATGCAGAGCCAGGAGCACGGCCACATTCATGTGATCGGCGGCACCTACCTCGGTCATTACGCCTGA